One genomic window of Mycteria americana isolate JAX WOST 10 ecotype Jacksonville Zoo and Gardens chromosome 6, USCA_MyAme_1.0, whole genome shotgun sequence includes the following:
- the LOC142411014 gene encoding lamin-B3-like: MATVFSSTPVTGSRSLSHSASPLSPTRLSRLQEKEELQQLNDRLAAYIERVQVLEADNSALQQQLIEQEASGDRELGSLRLRYEAELADARRVLDEIAIERATLQVELGKIGEEHQQLQSRNSKKEADLNQAQALMRDLDAQLITKEADLATALNENRSLENDLRELKDQVVTLNLSLEDAKKHVQSEMLKRVDLENHMKTLQEQMTSQKHLHDDELKETKRVHESRIAEIESGHQREFESKLLDALRGLRKRHEEQIHGYKEELERTFNAKMKNAQMSATRNSEFASAAREELMETKLRVDILTSQVNQYESQNVALENRIRELQETLDYDRDLYRRCMAEKEKEMVQAQQQARAQLEEYEHLLDVKLALDLEINAYRKMLEGEEQRLKLSPSPSSHSTATQATSQGRRFLHGKKRKVKETKKRGHSTGFKTVQRASSSGNVSIEEIDADGKFVRLKNNSDEDQPLHGWVLRRHLGSVSDVTYKFPSQFTLQAGQVVTIWGAAAGVSPGPSDLVWKSQKSWGTGDIGVMLLTNDGEELAERKIMHVPRGEESGEQDDDNEEITGSEMEFPSRTKRRRKKKCCLVS; this comes from the exons ATGGCCACGGTGTTCTCCTCTACGCCGGTGACCGGGAGCCGCTCCCTCAGCCATTCCGCCTCGCCGCTGAGCCCGACTCGGCTGAGCCggctgcaggagaaggaggagctgcagcagctcaacGACCGCCTGGCCGCCTACATCGAGAGGGTGCAGGTGCTGGAGGCCGACAATTCGGcgctccagcagcagctgatCGAGCAGGAGGCGAGCGGCGACCGGGAGCTGGGCAGCCTGCGGCTCCGCTACGAGGCAGAGCTGGCCGACGCCCGCCGGGTGCTGGACGAGATCGCCATCGAGCGGGCCACGCTGCAGGTGGAGCTGGGCAAGATCGGCGAggagcaccagcagctgcagagcag GAATTCAAAAAAAGAAGCTGATTTAAACCAGGCACAGGCTCTTATGAGAGACCTTGATGCTCAGCTGATCACAAAGGAAGCTGACTTAGCAACGGCTTTGAATGAAAACCGAAGTTTGGAGAATGACCTTCGTGAATTAAAGGATCAAGTAGTCACT CTGAATCTGTCACTGGAAGATGCCAAAAAGCATGTTCAGAGTGAGATGTTGAAGAGGGTGGACCTGGAAAATCATATGAAAACTTTGCAGGAACAAATGACCTCTCAGAAGCACCTTCACGACGAT GAGCTCAAGGAGACAAAAAGAGTCCATGAGAGCAGGATAGCAGAAATAGAATCTGGCCATCAGAGAGAGTTTGAGAGTAAGCTCTTGGATGCTCTGCGGGGGCTCAGAAAACGACATGAAGAACAAATTCACGGATACAAAGAGGAGCTGGAGAGAACATTCAATGCAAAA ATGAAGAACGCCCAGATGTCTGCAACAAGAAATAGTGAATTTGCCAGTGCTGCTCGGGAGGAGCTGATGGAAACAAAGCTGAGAGTTGATATTCTGACATCTCAAGTTAATCAATATGAAAGCCAG AATGTTGCTTTGGAGAACAGGATAAGGGAGCTACAGGAGACACTAGATTATGATCGTGATCTCTATCGAAGGTGTAtggctgaaaaagagaaagaaatggtacAAGCCCAGCAGCAGGCACGAGCACAGTTGGAAGAATATGAGCACCTCTTAGATGTGAAACTGGCTCTAGATCTGGAAATAAATGCCTACAGAAAGAtgctggaaggagaggaacagag GTTAAAGCTGTCACCCAGTCCATCTTCACACAGCACTGCAACTCAAGCAACAAGTCAAGGGCGACGGTTCCtgcatgggaagaaaaggaaagtaaaagaaaccaaaaagagaGGGCATAGTACTGGATTTAAGACTGTTCAGCGCGCTTCATCTTCTGGAAATGTATCTATTGAAGAAATTGATGCAGATGGGAAATTTGTCAGACTTAAAAACAACTCTGATGAG GATCAACCCCTACATGGATGGGTGTTAAGAAGACATCTTGGAAGTGTGTCAGATGTAACATACAAATTTCCTTCACAGTTCACTCTTCAGGCGGGCCAAGTAGTAACA ATCTGGGGTGCAGCTGCTGGTGTAAGTCCAGGTCCTAGTGATCTGGTCTGGAAGTCTCAGAAGTCTTGGGGAACTGGCGATATTGGTGTTATGCTCCTCACAAATGATGGTGAG GAACTTGCAGAGAGGAAGATAATGCATGTACccagaggagaagaaagtggTGAGCAAGATGATGATAATGAAGAAATAACTGGAAGTGAAATGGAGTTTCCATCTCGG accaaaagaagaaggaaaaagaaatgttgtttggTTTCATGA